Proteins from a single region of Thermus albus:
- a CDS encoding DNA-directed RNA polymerase subunit beta, whose protein sequence is MEIKRFGRIREVIPLPPLTEIQVESYRKALQADVPPDKREDVGIQAAFKEIFPVEEGDKGKGGMVLDFLEYRIGEPPFSQDECREKDLTYQAPLYARLQLIHKDTGLIKEDEVFLGHLPLMTQDGSFIINGADRVIVSQIHRSPGVYFTPDPARPGRYVASIIPLPKRGPWIDLEVEPNGTISMKVNKRKFPLILLLRVLGYDAEALNRELGAYGELVGGLLDEAVLAMRPEEALVRLFTLLRPGDPPKKDKALAYLHGLLADPRRYDLGEAGRYKAEEKLGVGLSGRTLVRFEDGEFKDEIFLPTLRYLFALTAGVLGHEVDDIDHLGNRRIRTVGELMADQFRVGLSRLARGVRERMVMGSADTLTPAKLVNNRPLEAAIREFFSRSQLSQFKDETNPLSSLRHKRRISALGPGGLTRERAGFDVRDVHRTHYGRICPVETPEGANIGLITSLAAYARVDHLGFIRTPYRRVRDGVVTDEVLYMTATEEDRYTIAQANTPLEGNRIATDRVVARRRGEPVIVAPEEVEFMDVSPKQVFSVNTNLIPFLEHDDANRALMGSNMQTQAVPLIRAQAPVVMTGLEDRVVRDSLAALYAEEEGEVVAVDGRRIAVRYEDGRLVEYTLRRFVRSNQGTALDQRPRVTVGQRVKKGDLLADGPASEEGFLALGQNVLVAIMPFDGYNFEDAIIISEELLKRDFYTSIHIERYEIEARDTKLGPERITRDIPHLSEAALRDLDEEGVVRIGAEVKPGDILVGRTSFKGEQEPSPEERLLRSIFGDKARDVKDTSLRVPPGEGGIVVGTLRLRRGDPGVELKPGVREVVRVYVAQKRKLQVGDKLANRHGNKGVVAKILPVEDMPHLPDGTPVDIILNPLGVPSRMNLGQILETHLGLAGYFLGQRYISPVFDGATEPEIKALLAEAFDLYFGKRKEEGFGVDKRELEVLARAEKLGLVSPGTSPEEQLRELFTQGKVVLYDGRSGEPIEGPIVVGQMFIMKLYHMVEDKMHARSTGPYSLITQQPLGGKAQFGGQRFGEMEVWALEAYGAAHTLQEMLTLKSDDIEGRNAAYEAIIKGEDVPEPSVPESFRVLVKELQALALDVQTLDERDNPVDIFEGLASKR, encoded by the coding sequence ATGGAGATTAAGCGGTTCGGTCGCATCCGAGAGGTTATACCCCTTCCCCCTTTGACGGAAATCCAGGTGGAGTCCTATAGAAAGGCCCTCCAGGCCGATGTTCCCCCGGATAAGCGGGAGGATGTGGGCATCCAGGCGGCCTTCAAGGAAATCTTTCCCGTGGAGGAGGGGGACAAGGGCAAGGGGGGTATGGTCCTGGATTTCCTGGAGTACCGCATCGGCGAGCCCCCCTTTTCCCAGGACGAGTGCCGGGAGAAGGACCTGACCTACCAGGCTCCCCTCTATGCCCGCCTCCAGCTCATCCACAAGGACACGGGGCTCATCAAGGAGGACGAGGTCTTCCTGGGCCACCTCCCCCTCATGACCCAGGACGGTTCCTTCATCATCAACGGGGCCGACCGGGTGATCGTTTCCCAGATCCACCGCTCCCCCGGGGTCTACTTCACCCCGGACCCCGCCCGGCCCGGGCGTTACGTGGCCAGCATCATCCCCTTGCCCAAGCGGGGGCCGTGGATTGACCTGGAGGTGGAGCCGAACGGCACCATTTCCATGAAGGTCAACAAGCGCAAGTTCCCCCTGATCCTTCTCCTCAGGGTTCTGGGCTACGACGCGGAAGCCCTGAACCGGGAGCTTGGGGCCTACGGGGAACTGGTGGGGGGCCTTCTGGACGAGGCGGTGCTGGCCATGCGCCCGGAGGAGGCCTTGGTGCGCCTCTTTACCCTGCTCCGCCCCGGCGATCCCCCCAAGAAGGACAAGGCCCTGGCTTACCTCCATGGCCTCTTGGCCGATCCCCGGCGCTACGACCTGGGGGAGGCGGGGCGGTACAAGGCGGAGGAGAAGCTGGGCGTAGGCCTTTCCGGCCGCACCCTGGTGCGCTTTGAGGACGGGGAGTTCAAGGACGAGATCTTCCTGCCCACCTTGCGCTACCTCTTCGCCCTCACCGCTGGGGTGCTGGGGCACGAGGTGGACGACATTGACCACCTGGGCAACCGCCGCATCCGCACCGTGGGGGAGCTCATGGCCGACCAGTTCCGGGTGGGCCTAAGCCGCCTGGCCCGCGGGGTGCGGGAGAGGATGGTGATGGGCTCCGCCGATACCCTTACCCCGGCCAAGCTGGTGAACAACCGGCCCCTCGAGGCGGCCATCCGCGAGTTCTTCAGCCGCAGCCAGCTTTCCCAGTTCAAGGACGAGACCAACCCCCTCTCCTCCCTGCGCCACAAGCGGCGCATCTCTGCCTTGGGGCCTGGGGGCCTTACCCGGGAGCGGGCAGGCTTTGACGTGCGGGACGTGCACCGCACCCACTATGGCCGCATCTGCCCGGTGGAAACCCCGGAAGGGGCCAACATCGGCCTCATCACCTCCTTGGCCGCCTACGCCCGGGTGGATCACTTGGGCTTCATCCGCACCCCCTACCGCCGGGTGAGGGACGGGGTGGTCACCGACGAGGTGCTCTACATGACCGCCACCGAGGAGGACCGGTACACCATCGCCCAGGCCAACACCCCCCTGGAGGGGAACCGCATCGCCACCGACCGGGTGGTGGCCAGGCGCCGGGGGGAGCCGGTGATCGTGGCCCCGGAAGAGGTGGAGTTCATGGACGTGAGCCCCAAGCAGGTCTTCTCCGTGAACACCAACCTCATTCCCTTCCTGGAGCATGACGACGCCAACCGGGCCCTGATGGGTTCCAACATGCAGACCCAGGCGGTGCCCCTGATCCGGGCCCAGGCCCCGGTGGTGATGACGGGCCTCGAGGACAGGGTGGTGCGGGACTCCCTGGCCGCCCTCTACGCGGAGGAGGAGGGAGAGGTGGTGGCGGTGGATGGCCGCCGCATCGCCGTGCGCTATGAGGATGGCCGCTTGGTGGAGTACACCTTGCGCCGCTTTGTGCGTTCCAACCAGGGCACCGCCTTGGACCAGCGCCCCCGGGTGACCGTGGGCCAGAGGGTCAAGAAGGGGGATCTTCTGGCGGATGGCCCCGCTTCCGAGGAGGGCTTTTTGGCCCTGGGGCAGAACGTCTTGGTGGCCATCATGCCCTTTGACGGCTACAACTTTGAGGACGCCATCATCATCAGCGAGGAGCTCCTAAAGCGGGACTTCTACACCTCCATCCACATTGAGCGCTACGAGATCGAGGCCCGGGATACCAAGCTGGGCCCGGAGCGCATCACCCGGGATATCCCCCACCTTTCCGAGGCCGCCCTTAGGGACCTGGACGAGGAAGGGGTGGTGCGCATCGGGGCTGAGGTCAAGCCCGGGGACATCCTGGTGGGCCGCACCAGCTTCAAGGGGGAGCAGGAGCCCTCCCCGGAGGAAAGGCTTTTGCGCTCCATCTTTGGCGACAAGGCCCGGGATGTGAAGGACACCTCCTTAAGGGTGCCTCCAGGCGAGGGGGGCATCGTGGTGGGTACCCTGCGCCTAAGGCGGGGGGACCCGGGGGTGGAGCTTAAACCGGGCGTGCGGGAGGTGGTGCGGGTCTACGTGGCGCAAAAGCGCAAGCTCCAGGTGGGGGATAAGCTGGCCAACCGCCACGGGAACAAGGGGGTGGTAGCCAAGATCCTCCCCGTGGAGGACATGCCCCACCTGCCCGATGGCACCCCGGTGGACATCATCCTGAACCCCTTGGGCGTGCCCAGCCGGATGAACCTGGGCCAGATCCTGGAAACCCACCTGGGCCTGGCGGGTTATTTCCTGGGCCAGCGCTACATCTCCCCGGTCTTTGACGGGGCCACGGAGCCCGAGATCAAGGCCCTTCTGGCCGAGGCCTTTGACCTTTACTTCGGCAAGCGCAAGGAGGAGGGCTTCGGGGTGGACAAAAGGGAGCTGGAGGTGCTGGCCCGGGCGGAGAAGCTGGGTCTGGTGAGCCCGGGCACAAGCCCGGAGGAGCAGCTAAGGGAGCTCTTTACCCAGGGCAAGGTGGTCCTCTACGATGGCCGCTCCGGCGAGCCCATTGAGGGCCCCATCGTGGTGGGGCAGATGTTCATCATGAAGCTCTACCACATGGTGGAGGACAAGATGCACGCCCGCTCCACCGGCCCCTACTCCCTCATCACCCAGCAGCCCTTGGGCGGCAAGGCCCAGTTCGGTGGCCAGCGCTTCGGGGAGATGGAGGTGTGGGCCCTGGAGGCCTACGGGGCCGCCCACACCCTGCAGGAGATGCTCACCCTAAAGTCCGACGACATCGAGGGTCGCAACGCCGCCTACGAGGCCATCATCAAGGGGGAGGACGTGCCCGAGCCCAGCGTGCCCGAGTCCTTCCGGGTGCTGGTGAAGGAACTTCAGGCCTTGGCCCTGGACGTGCAGACCCTGGATGAGCGGGATAACCCCGTGGACATCTTTGAGGGCTTGGCGTCCAAGCGGTAA
- the recA gene encoding recombinase RecA: protein MDENKRKALENALKTIEKEFGKGAVMRLGEMPKLQVDVIPTGSLGLDLALGIGGIPRGRVIEIYGPESGGKTTLALTIIAQAQKQGGVAAFVDAEHALDPLYAQKLGVKVEDLLVSQPDTGEQALEIVELLARSGAVDVIVVDSVAALVPKAEIEGEMGDQHVGLQARLMSQALRKLTAVLSKSNTAAIFINQVREKVGVMYGNPETTPGGRALKFYSSVRLDVRKSGQPIKVGNEAVGIRVKVKVVKNKLAPPFREAELEIYFGKGLDPVMDLVNVAVAAGVIEKAGSWFSYGEARLGQGKEKAADYLRERPELLEEIRAKVLERAHEVVLSGSEEGEE, encoded by the coding sequence ATGGACGAGAACAAGAGGAAAGCGCTGGAGAACGCTCTCAAGACCATTGAGAAGGAGTTCGGCAAGGGCGCGGTCATGCGCCTGGGGGAGATGCCCAAGTTGCAGGTGGACGTGATCCCCACCGGCTCCTTGGGCCTGGACCTGGCCTTGGGGATCGGGGGCATTCCCCGGGGTAGGGTCATTGAGATCTATGGCCCTGAGTCCGGGGGGAAGACCACCTTGGCCCTCACCATCATCGCCCAGGCGCAAAAGCAAGGGGGTGTGGCTGCCTTTGTGGATGCGGAGCATGCCTTGGACCCTCTTTACGCCCAGAAGCTGGGGGTAAAGGTGGAAGACCTCCTGGTCTCCCAGCCCGACACCGGGGAGCAGGCCCTGGAGATCGTGGAGCTCCTGGCCCGCTCGGGGGCGGTGGACGTGATCGTGGTGGATTCGGTGGCCGCCTTGGTGCCCAAGGCGGAGATCGAGGGGGAGATGGGGGACCAGCACGTGGGCCTGCAGGCCAGGCTCATGAGCCAGGCCCTGCGCAAGCTCACCGCGGTGCTTTCCAAGAGCAACACCGCCGCCATCTTCATTAACCAGGTGCGGGAGAAGGTGGGGGTGATGTACGGCAACCCCGAGACCACCCCCGGGGGCAGGGCCCTGAAGTTCTACTCCAGCGTGCGCCTGGACGTGCGCAAAAGCGGTCAGCCCATCAAGGTGGGCAACGAGGCGGTGGGCATACGGGTCAAGGTGAAGGTGGTGAAGAATAAGCTGGCCCCGCCCTTCCGCGAGGCGGAGCTGGAGATCTACTTCGGCAAGGGCCTGGACCCGGTGATGGACCTGGTGAACGTGGCCGTGGCCGCAGGGGTCATTGAGAAGGCGGGAAGCTGGTTCTCCTATGGGGAGGCCCGCCTGGGCCAGGGTAAGGAGAAGGCCGCGGACTACCTTCGGGAGCGGCCCGAGCTTTTGGAGGAGATCCGGGCCAAGGTCCTGGAGAGGGCCCACGAGGTGGTGCTTTCGGGGAGCGAGGAAGGGGAGGAGTAG
- the rny gene encoding ribonuclease Y — protein sequence MTLTLLDLGLILLVLLLAGALLLRRKGEDRTAEDTRRLLEAAKGEAREVLEAARKEAKEILEAARAEAKALRQEAEERAKSFRQELESELKRRSEALEAEAKKRLQEAEERLRAEREELKAERERLKALQEELKAERERLKGEREELRREAERLSKRGEALDARAMKLDALEESLSQREEALRAREAQLQEREGEIERRLYQVAGLSPEEAQRLILERLDRELEEEKAQRVRAALERVRLEARKEAQKILAQAMQRQASETAAQLAVSVVPIPSDAMKGRIIGREGRNIRTFEALTGVDLIIDDTPEAVLLSSFNPIRREIARMALEELLKDGRIHPSRIEEVVEKAKQEMKTFIYERGEEAALEAGVVGLKPGLIQLLGRLHFRSSYGQNVLKHSVQVAHLAGIMAAELGLDAALARRAGLLHDIGKSVDREVEGSHVEIGIALARRFGEPLEVIDGIAHHHDPENAETVYAVLVATADALSAARPGARRESLEEYLQRLEALERIALSFPGVETAFAVQAGREVRVIVKPDKITDAKATLLAREIAGRIEREMNYPGQVQVTVVRETRAVEYAK from the coding sequence ATGACCCTAACCCTTTTGGACCTGGGGCTTATTCTCCTGGTCTTGCTCCTGGCGGGGGCCTTGCTTCTTAGACGCAAGGGAGAAGACCGCACGGCCGAGGATACTAGAAGGCTCCTGGAGGCCGCCAAGGGGGAGGCCAGGGAGGTCCTCGAGGCGGCCCGCAAAGAGGCCAAGGAGATCCTGGAAGCGGCCCGGGCCGAGGCCAAGGCCCTGCGCCAGGAGGCGGAGGAGCGGGCCAAGTCCTTTCGCCAGGAGCTGGAATCGGAGCTCAAACGCCGCTCGGAGGCCTTGGAGGCCGAGGCCAAGAAACGTTTGCAGGAGGCGGAGGAGCGCCTAAGGGCGGAGCGGGAGGAGCTTAAGGCCGAGCGGGAAAGGCTTAAAGCCCTGCAGGAGGAGCTAAAGGCGGAAAGGGAGCGCCTCAAAGGGGAGCGGGAGGAGCTTAGGCGGGAGGCGGAAAGGCTTTCCAAGCGGGGTGAGGCCTTGGACGCCCGGGCCATGAAGCTGGATGCCCTGGAGGAATCCCTCTCCCAAAGGGAGGAGGCCTTAAGGGCCCGGGAAGCCCAGCTTCAGGAGCGGGAAGGGGAGATAGAAAGGCGCCTTTACCAGGTGGCGGGCCTTTCCCCGGAGGAGGCCCAGCGCCTCATCCTGGAGAGGCTGGACCGGGAGCTGGAGGAGGAAAAGGCCCAAAGGGTGCGGGCGGCTTTGGAAAGGGTGCGCCTCGAGGCCCGCAAGGAGGCCCAGAAGATCCTGGCCCAGGCCATGCAGCGTCAGGCCTCGGAAACCGCAGCCCAGTTGGCGGTCTCCGTGGTGCCCATCCCCTCCGATGCCATGAAGGGGCGGATCATCGGGCGGGAGGGGCGGAACATCCGCACCTTTGAGGCCCTCACCGGTGTGGACCTCATCATTGACGACACCCCGGAGGCGGTCTTGCTCTCCTCCTTCAACCCCATCCGCCGGGAGATCGCCCGCATGGCCCTGGAGGAGCTCCTCAAGGATGGGCGCATCCACCCAAGCCGCATTGAGGAGGTGGTGGAAAAGGCCAAGCAGGAGATGAAGACCTTCATCTACGAGCGGGGTGAGGAGGCGGCCCTGGAGGCGGGGGTGGTGGGGTTAAAGCCCGGGCTCATCCAGCTTCTTGGCCGGCTTCACTTCCGCTCCAGCTACGGGCAAAACGTCCTCAAGCACTCCGTACAGGTGGCCCACCTCGCGGGCATCATGGCCGCGGAGCTGGGTCTGGATGCCGCCTTGGCCCGGCGGGCGGGGCTCCTTCACGACATCGGCAAGAGCGTGGACCGGGAGGTGGAGGGAAGCCACGTGGAGATCGGGATTGCCCTGGCCCGCCGCTTCGGGGAGCCTTTAGAGGTCATAGACGGCATCGCCCACCACCACGACCCGGAGAACGCGGAAACCGTGTATGCGGTTTTGGTGGCTACCGCGGATGCGCTCTCCGCTGCCCGGCCCGGGGCCCGGCGGGAGAGCCTGGAGGAGTACCTGCAGCGCCTCGAGGCCCTGGAGCGCATCGCCCTTTCCTTCCCCGGAGTGGAGACGGCCTTTGCCGTGCAGGCGGGGAGGGAGGTGAGGGTCATCGTCAAACCCGATAAGATCACCGACGCCAAGGCCACCCTCCTGGCGCGGGAGATCGCAGGCCGCATTGAGCGGGAGATGAACTACCCCGGCCAGGTGCAGGTGACGGTGGTGCGGGAGACCCGGGCGGTGGAGTACGCTAAGTAG
- the thpR gene encoding RNA 2',3'-cyclic phosphodiesterase encodes MRLFYAIFLPEEVKRALVEAQGRVARYKGWREVAPHHLHVTLLFLGERPEGDLADLLALGHRLGRLHPPFTARIRGTGYFPNEGTPRVWFAKAEGEGFAALAEGLKEGIREALGEEALLAGGDKPFKPHITLARRKAPAPRVPPVVFGLEWPVTEFALVRSELKPKGPVYTILERFPLRGEHGREQEESAGERSQDH; translated from the coding sequence ATGAGGCTCTTCTACGCGATCTTTCTTCCTGAAGAGGTGAAGCGGGCCTTGGTGGAGGCTCAGGGGCGGGTGGCCCGCTACAAGGGGTGGAGGGAGGTGGCGCCCCACCACCTCCACGTTACCCTCCTTTTCCTGGGGGAAAGGCCGGAAGGGGACCTGGCGGATCTCCTGGCCTTGGGCCACCGCCTTGGGCGGCTTCATCCCCCTTTTACCGCCCGCATCCGGGGCACGGGCTACTTTCCCAACGAGGGCACCCCAAGGGTCTGGTTTGCCAAGGCGGAAGGGGAAGGTTTTGCCGCTTTGGCGGAAGGGCTTAAGGAGGGGATACGGGAGGCCTTGGGGGAGGAGGCCCTCCTGGCCGGGGGGGACAAGCCCTTCAAGCCCCACATCACCCTGGCCCGGCGCAAGGCCCCGGCTCCCCGGGTGCCCCCGGTGGTCTTCGGCCTGGAGTGGCCGGTGACGGAGTTCGCCCTGGTGCGCTCGGAGCTTAAGCCCAAGGGGCCCGTATATACCATTTTGGAAAGATTCCCTTTGCGAGGTGAGCATGGACGAGAACAAGAGGAAAGCGCTGGAGAACGCTCTCAAGACCATTGA
- a CDS encoding rod shape-determining protein, with the protein MLRGEDIGIDLGTASVLIYVRGKGIVLREPSVIAVVQGKREVKAVGAEAYRMLGRTPENIVAVRPLKDGVIADYALTERMLLLFLQKVLSPLSRFFRPRVMVGVPSGVTDVERRAVVQAVSSMAHKVYLISEPLAAAIGAGIQVAEPTGNMVVDIGGGSTDIAVISLGGIVRSESLRIAGNEMDQAIIRYIRQKHNLLIGERTAEELKIQLGRAKLLPGEEKEVAEVRGRDLITGLPRTAEIPAEDVVEALKEPLDKIFQGVKTVLETTPPELASDIYERGILLTGGGALLKNLDVALQEATGVPVVVAENPIEAVALGTGKALEMLHVLEDTILSSDDVLKR; encoded by the coding sequence ATGTTGAGGGGTGAGGACATCGGGATTGACTTGGGGACGGCCAGCGTTCTCATTTACGTGCGGGGGAAGGGGATCGTCTTGCGGGAGCCCTCCGTGATTGCGGTGGTCCAAGGGAAGCGGGAGGTAAAGGCGGTGGGGGCCGAGGCCTACCGCATGCTGGGGCGCACCCCGGAGAACATCGTGGCGGTGCGGCCCCTTAAGGATGGGGTTATCGCCGACTACGCCCTCACGGAGCGCATGCTCCTCCTTTTCCTCCAGAAGGTTCTTTCCCCCTTGAGCCGCTTTTTCCGCCCCCGGGTCATGGTGGGGGTGCCCTCGGGGGTTACCGACGTGGAGAGGCGGGCGGTGGTGCAGGCGGTGTCCTCCATGGCCCACAAGGTCTACCTCATCTCCGAGCCCCTGGCGGCGGCCATTGGGGCGGGGATCCAGGTGGCCGAGCCCACGGGCAACATGGTGGTGGACATCGGCGGGGGTTCCACGGATATCGCCGTCATTTCCTTGGGGGGTATCGTGCGTTCGGAAAGCCTCAGGATCGCTGGCAACGAGATGGACCAGGCCATCATCCGCTATATCCGGCAGAAGCACAACCTCCTCATCGGGGAGCGCACCGCCGAGGAGCTCAAGATCCAGTTGGGGCGGGCCAAGCTCCTTCCTGGCGAGGAGAAGGAGGTGGCCGAGGTGCGGGGCCGGGACCTGATCACGGGCCTCCCCCGGACGGCGGAGATCCCCGCAGAGGATGTGGTGGAAGCCCTGAAGGAGCCCTTGGACAAGATCTTCCAGGGGGTTAAAACCGTCTTGGAGACCACGCCTCCCGAGCTGGCCTCGGATATCTACGAGAGGGGTATCCTCCTCACCGGGGGCGGGGCGCTTCTTAAAAACCTGGACGTGGCCTTGCAGGAGGCCACGGGGGTGCCGGTGGTGGTGGCGGAAAACCCCATTGAGGCGGTGGCCCTGGGCACGGGCAAGGCCTTGGAGATGCTCCACGTGCTGGAGGACACCATCCTCTCCTCGGACGACGTGCTTAAGAGGTGA
- a CDS encoding S4 domain-containing protein: protein MADLMAYLKRARGGRVVETGFLDPEEQALLEEKARMEGLKVAFFGGFPLAERKVAVLYPPEVPSVHDPVAVVFLEKEPPDLGEAMGDQEAFGEGHLVAVSAKGKQALEEAGYTLLPPPEGALRAANERVRTLVVPSLRVDAVGAKGFGVSRSYFAQGVRAGKVRLKGKVASPKDEMAPGDTLLAEGLGSLRLLEVLGETRRGNYKIKVEVER from the coding sequence GTGGCGGACCTCATGGCCTACCTGAAGCGGGCCCGGGGCGGACGGGTGGTGGAAACCGGCTTCCTGGACCCGGAGGAACAGGCCCTTCTGGAGGAAAAGGCCCGAATGGAAGGGCTTAAGGTGGCCTTTTTCGGGGGGTTCCCCCTGGCCGAGAGGAAGGTGGCGGTGCTGTATCCCCCGGAGGTCCCTTCCGTGCACGATCCGGTGGCGGTGGTCTTTCTGGAGAAGGAACCCCCGGATCTGGGGGAGGCCATGGGGGACCAGGAGGCCTTTGGCGAAGGCCACCTGGTGGCGGTGTCCGCCAAGGGGAAGCAGGCCTTGGAGGAGGCGGGTTACACCCTCCTCCCACCCCCGGAAGGGGCCTTGCGGGCGGCAAACGAGCGGGTGCGCACCCTGGTGGTGCCCTCTTTAAGGGTGGACGCCGTGGGGGCCAAGGGCTTTGGGGTTTCCCGTAGCTATTTCGCCCAAGGGGTGAGGGCGGGGAAGGTGCGGCTAAAGGGCAAGGTGGCCTCCCCCAAGGACGAGATGGCTCCCGGGGACACCCTGTTGGCCGAGGGCCTAGGAAGCCTTAGGCTTTTGGAGGTGCTTGGCGAAACCCGGCGGGGGAACTATAAAATCAAGGTGGAGGTGGAACGGTAG
- the fabZ gene encoding 3-hydroxyacyl-ACP dehydratase FabZ — protein MEITEILRLLPHRYPFLLIDRVLHADEKTFRALKNVTFNEPHFQGHFPGYPVMPGVLILEAMAQAAVGAIARQPGFQPGGLVFLAGIEEARFKKPVVPGDTLILEGELLLFRRGLGKVAVRALVEGEERASARLSFVVREAAE, from the coding sequence GTGGAAATCACCGAGATTCTCCGCCTTCTGCCCCACCGGTACCCTTTTCTCCTCATTGACCGGGTTCTTCATGCCGATGAGAAAACCTTCCGGGCCCTGAAGAATGTCACCTTCAACGAGCCCCACTTCCAGGGGCATTTTCCCGGCTACCCCGTCATGCCCGGGGTGCTGATCCTCGAGGCCATGGCCCAGGCGGCGGTGGGTGCCATCGCCAGACAGCCGGGTTTCCAGCCTGGGGGACTGGTTTTCTTGGCGGGGATAGAGGAAGCCCGCTTTAAAAAGCCCGTGGTGCCGGGGGATACCTTGATCCTGGAGGGGGAGCTTCTCCTCTTCCGCCGGGGCCTGGGCAAGGTGGCGGTTAGGGCCTTGGTGGAAGGGGAGGAAAGGGCCAGCGCCCGCCTAAGCTTCGTGGTCCGGGAGGCCGCGGAGTAG